One window of the Chitinophaga niabensis genome contains the following:
- a CDS encoding alpha/beta hydrolase yields MKYLSLILILFVLCHTTSAQQFELGPVEKVHSRVLNETRTLNIYLPDGYSPDSSYPVIYLLDGSAGEDFVHISGIVQFLSMIGKMPASIVVGIANVDRKRDFTFPTTIEKDQKDFPTTGGSAKFITFLEKELQPFIEKRFKTKPLKTIIGQSLGGLLATEVLLKKPALFSNYIIVSPSLWWDNESLLLQAKKTGKEKVFILVGTEGKQMEEDAKKLAEQLGAVFMPLPEEDHLTILHNAVYRALKAAS; encoded by the coding sequence ATGAAATATTTATCGCTTATTCTGATCCTCTTCGTTTTATGCCATACCACTTCTGCCCAGCAGTTCGAACTGGGACCGGTAGAAAAGGTCCACTCCAGGGTACTAAACGAAACCCGTACACTGAATATCTATTTACCGGATGGATACTCACCTGATTCCAGCTACCCGGTTATTTACCTCCTGGATGGTTCTGCCGGTGAAGACTTTGTACATATCAGCGGTATCGTGCAGTTCTTAAGCATGATCGGAAAAATGCCGGCTTCTATTGTGGTGGGCATTGCCAATGTGGATAGGAAAAGGGATTTTACTTTTCCTACTACCATTGAAAAGGATCAAAAAGATTTTCCCACAACAGGCGGATCTGCTAAGTTCATAACGTTCCTGGAAAAGGAATTGCAGCCGTTTATAGAGAAGAGATTTAAAACGAAACCGCTTAAAACAATCATAGGGCAATCACTGGGAGGCTTGCTGGCTACAGAAGTATTGTTGAAGAAACCGGCTTTGTTTTCGAACTACATAATTGTAAGCCCGAGCTTGTGGTGGGATAATGAGTCGCTGTTGTTACAAGCAAAGAAGACCGGTAAAGAAAAGGTTTTTATTCTGGTAGGAACGGAAGGGAAACAAATGGAAGAGGATGCAAAGAAACTGGCGGAACAACTGGGTGCTGTTTTCATGCCTTTACCGGAAGAAGATCATCTTACTATTCTACACAACGCGGTATATAGAGCGCTAAAAGCCGCCTCATGA